A single window of Toxotes jaculatrix isolate fToxJac2 chromosome 4, fToxJac2.pri, whole genome shotgun sequence DNA harbors:
- the smad1 gene encoding mothers against decapentaplegic homolog 1, translating into MNVTSLFSFTSPAVKRLLGWKQGDEEEKWAEKAVDALVKKLKKKKGAMEELERALSCPGQPSNCVTIPRSLDGRLQVSHRKGLPHVIYCRVWRWPDLQSHHELKALECCEYPFGSKQKDVCINPYHYKRVDSPVLPPVLVPRNSEFNAKHTMLPRFRNPLQQNEPHMPQNATFPESFAQANTMPFPHSPGNSYPNSPGSGSSATFPHSPSSSDPGSPFQMPETPPPAYMPPEEQMTQDCPQPMDTNLMAPPLPLESNNRADVQPVAYEEPKHWCSIVYYELNNRVGEAFQASSTSVLVDGFTDPSNNRNRFCLGLLSNVNRNSTIENTRRHIGKGVHLYYVGGEVYAECLSDSSIFVQSRNCNYHHGFHPTTVCKIPSGCSLKIFNNQEFAELLAQSVNHGFEAVYELTKMCTIRMSFVKGWGAEYHRQDVTSTPCWIEIHLHGPLQWLDKVLTQMGSPHNPISSVS; encoded by the exons ATGAATGTCACCTCACTCTTCTCCTTCACCAGCCCGGCGGTCAAACGGCTGCTGGGTTGGAAGCAGggagatgaggaagagaaaTGGGCAGAGAAGGCTGTGGATGCTTTGGttaagaaactgaaaaagaagaaaggagccATGGAAGAGCTGGAGAGGGCTCTCAGCTGTCCAGGTCAGCCCAGTAACTGTGTGACAATCCCCCGCTCTCTGGACGGTCGGCTGCAGGTGTCCCACAGGAAAGGTCTGCCGCATGTCATTTACTGTCGGGTGTGGCGCTGGCCCGACCTGCAGTCCCACCATGAGCTGAAGGCCCTGGAGTGCTGCGAGTACCCCTTTGGCTCCAAACAGAAGGATGTGTGTATCAACCCTTACCACTACAAACGAGTGGACAGCCCAG TGCTGCCGCCTGTGTTGGTACCGAGGAACAGCGAGTTCAACGCCAAGCATACAATGCTCCCTCGCTTCCGCAATCCTCTACAACAGAACGAGCCGCACATGCCCCAGAATGCCACTTTCCCAGAGTCCTTTGCTCAGGCCAACACCATGCCCTTCCCGCATTCACCGGGAAACAGCTACCCGAACTCACCGGGAAGCGGCAGCAGCGCCACCTTCCCTCATTCACCATCCAGCTCGGACCCCGGCAGTCCATTCCAGATGCCAG AGACTCCCCCTCCTGCCTACATGCCCCCAGAGGAGCAAATGACTCAGGATTGCCCCCAGCCAATGGACACCAACCTCATGGCTCCACCCTTGCCTCTAGAGAGCAACAACCGGGCAG ATGTGCAGCCCGTGGCCTATGAGGAACCCAAGCACTGGTGCTCTATTGTTTACTACGAGCTCAACAATCGTGTCGGAGAGGCGTTCCAGGCTTCCTCTACCAGTGTGCTTGTCGATGGCTTCACAGATCCCTCCAACAACCGCAACCGATTCTGTCTCGGCTTGCTCTCCAACGTCAACCGCAACTCCACCATTGAGAACACTCGGCGGCACATTGGCAAAG GTGTCCACCTGTATTATGTTGGTGGGGAGGTGTACGCAGAATGTCTGAGTGATAGCAGTATCTTCGTCCAGAGTCGTAACTGTAACTACCACCACGGCTTCCATCCCACAACTGTATGCAAGATTCCCAGCGGCTGCAGCCTGAAGATTTTCAACAACCAGGAGTTTGCTGAGCTGCTGGCCCAGTCCGTCAATCACGGCTTTGAGGCCGTTTATGAGCTCACAAAGATGTGTACCATTCGCATGAGCTTTGTTAAG GGCTGGGGAGCAGAGTACCACCGCCAGGATGTGACCAGCACACCCTGCTGGATTGAGATTCACCTGCATGGTCCCCTGCAGTGGTTGGATAAGGTGCTAACCCAGATGGGCTCCCCCCACAACCCTATATCTTCCGTCTCCTAG